A DNA window from Coffea arabica cultivar ET-39 chromosome 6c, Coffea Arabica ET-39 HiFi, whole genome shotgun sequence contains the following coding sequences:
- the LOC113691446 gene encoding uncharacterized protein isoform X1, translating to MAVTEEESSSPSSSSSSSSWPGANSKLRSSASHHSYYLAKSVLRSSVVLQLVRGHIRSPFSNDVVLGKETSVELVIIDDDGALQSVCEQPVFGTIKDLAILPWNERFHHSQNPQIRGKDVLVVISDSGKLSFLSFSSEMHRFFPLTHVQLSSPGNGRDQIGRMLAVDSNGCFIAASAYEDKLALFSVSFSSGSDVIDKKIFLPPENQCNDKGFPSVCGTIWSMCFISKDLRQQSKERSPLLAVILNRRMSYYRNELLLLEWNLREQAVHVIFRYDEAGPLAHHVVEVPNSYGLAFLFRAGDALLMDFRDAHNPSVIFRTSLDFIPASVEEQNFAEDTATIRIPDIIDEEGMYSVAASALLELSDMRKSDSMDIDADTSIKPGSNYICSWSWEPGNVDNPRMIFSADSGDLFMIEISSDSHGLKVNLSDSLYKSLPSKALLWVEGGFLAAIVEMGDGMVLKLEDGGLYYRSPIQNIAPILDMSVVDYHGEKHDQMFACCGMAPEGSLRIIRSGISVDKLLKTAPIYHGITGTWALKMKVTDTCHSFLVLSFVEETRVLSVGVSFSDVTDSVGFQPDVCTLACGLVADGLLVQIHQNAVRLCVPINVAQSEGVPMSSPSCSSWGPDNMSISLGAVGHNVIAVATSSPCVLFILGIRSLSTYCYEIIQMQQVRLQNELSCISIPSRHLEHRSLPSQMNFRNTSPAVGLPSGVDINNAIIIGTHKPSVEVLSFSPDTGLQILAIGTISLTNTMGTIISGCVPQDVRLVLVDRLYILSGLRNGMLLRFEWPPDSAISPSDYTVMGSCLVNSLGSAMFTPPSNRGSLRSFSSFLEKTRDSFPVHLQLIAVRRIGITPAFLVPLSDYLDADIIALSDRPWLLQTARHSLSYTSISFQPSTHVTPVCSGECPRGILFVAENSLHLVEMVSSKRLNVQKFHLGGTPRKVLYHSESRLLLVLRTELQNDSYSSDVCCVDPLSGSLLSSFKFEPGETGKCMELVKVGHEHVLVVGTSLSAGPAIMPSGEAESTSGRLIVLCLEHTQNSDTGSATFSSRTFSYSQRSSPFHEIGGCSAEQLSSGSICSSPDDDSSDGIKLEESEAWHLRLTYSTIWPGMVLAVCPYLDRYFLASAGNSFYVCSFPNDNLQRVRRLAVGRTRFVIMTLTAHFTRIAVGDCRDGILFYSYHEDARKLEQVYCDPVQRLVADCILMDVDTAFVSDRKGSIAVLSSSDHLEDNASPECNLTLNCSYYMGEIAMSIRKGSFSYKLPADDVLRGYAVANTISDLSHNSIMASTLLGGVVIFIPVTRREYELLEAVQARLVIHPLTAPILGNDHNDFRGRESSVGTRKILDGDMLAQFLELTSMQQEAVLALPLSSPNKVMLSTKQSPPRITVNQVVRLLERVHYALN from the exons ATGGCGGTTACGGAGGAAGAATCGTCATCGCCGTCTTCCTCGTCGTCGTCGTCGTCCTGGCCTGGAGCCAACTCTAAATTACGCTCCTCTGCCTCTCACCACTCCTATTATCTCGCCAAGTCTGTGCTCCGTAGCAGCGTTGTTCTTCAGCTTGTCCGCGGCCACATCcgctcccctttctccaacgaCGTCGTCCTCGGCAAG GAAACATCTGTAGAGCTGGTAATTATTGATGACGATGGAGCATTGCAATCTGTTTGTGAGCAGCCTGTTTTTGGCACAATAAAAGATCTTGCTATCCTCCCTTGGAATGAGAGGTTTCACCATTCGCAAAACCCTCAG ATTCGGGGGAAAGACGTTCTGGTTGTAATTTCTGATTCAGGGAAGCTTTCCTTTCTCAGTTTTAGCAGTGAAATGCACAG GTTTTTCCCCTTAACGCACGTGCAACTTTCGTCCCCAGGAAATGGAAGGGATCAAATTGGAAGGATGTTGGCTGTTGATTCCAA TGGTTGTTTCATTGCTGCAAGTGCATATGAGGACAAATTGGCTCTTTTTTCAGTGTCATTTTCTTCTGGCAGTGATGTCATCGATAAG aAAATCTTTTTGCCCCCTGAAAATCAATGCAATGACAAAGGTTTTCCAAGTGTTTGTGGTACTATATGGAGCATGTGCTTTATCTCAAAAGATCTTCGTCAACAAAGTAAGGAGCGCAGCCCTCTATTAGCAGTTATTCTGAATAG GAGGATGTCATATTATCGGAATGAACTTCTTCTATTAGAGTGGAATCTCAGGGAACAGGCTGTCCATGTAATATTCCGTTATGATGAAGCTGGACCTCTAGCACATCACGTAGTTGAAGTTCCTAATTCTTATGGATTAGCTTTTCTGTTCAGGGCTGGCGATGCACTATTAATGGATTTTAGGGATGCTCACAACCCTTCTGTAATTTTTAGAACTAGCTTGGATTTTATACCGGCTTCAGTGGAAGAGCAGAATTTTGCGGAAGATACTGCTACAATTAGAATTCCCGATATTATTGATGAAGAAGGAATGTACAGTGTTGCAGCCTCTGCATTGCTGGAGCTGAGTGACATGCGTAAGAGTGATTCAATGGATATTGATGCTGACACTAGCATAAAGCCAGGTTCTAACTATATTTGCTCCTGGAGCTGGGAGCCAGGGAATGTGGACAATCCGAGGATGATTTTCAGTGCAGACTCTGGAGATCTTTTTATGATTGAAATTTCTTCTGATTCTCATGGCCTGAAAGTAAATCTATCTGATAGTCTTTACAAAAGTTTACCTTCAAAGGCATTATTGTGGGTTGAGGGTGGGTTTTTGGCTGCAATTGTTGAGATGGGTGATGGAATGGTTTTAAAGCTGGAAGATGGAGGGCTATATTACAGAAGCCCAATTCAAAATATTGCACCAATTTTGGACATGTCAGTTGTTGATTATCATGGTGAGAAACATGACCAAATGTTTGCCTGTTGTGGGATGGCACCAGAGGGTTCATTGCGGATTATCAGAAGTGGTATCAGTGTGGACAAATTGTTGAAAACTGCCCCTATTTATCATGGTATAACTGGCACTTGGGCACTTAAAATGAAAGTTACTGATACGTGTCATTCTTTCCTAGTGCTATCATTTGTTGAGGAGACCAGGGTGCTTTCTGTTGGTGTAAGCTTTTCTGATGTGACAGATTCAGTTGGTTTCCAACCAGATGTCTGCACACTGGCATGTGGTCTGGTGGCTGATGGTTTGCTGGTGCAAATCCACCAAAATGCGGTCAGACTCTGCGTGCCTATTAATGTAGCCCAATCTGAAGGTGTTCCCATGTCTTCTCCAAGTTGTTCGTCGTGGGGTCCTGATAATATGAGCATAAGCTTAGGAGCAGTTGGGCATAATGTGATAGCTGTGGCAACCTCTAGTCCCTGTGTCTTGTTTATTCTTGGTATCAGGTCCTTATCAACTTATTGTTATGAAATAATCCAAATGCAACAAGTGAGGCTGCAGAATGAGTTGTCCTGCATCTCAATACCTTCAAGACATCTAGAGCACAGATCATTACCATCCCAAATGAACTTCAGAAATACTAGCCCTGCTGTTGGGTTGCCGTCTGGAGTGGACATCAATAATGCCATTATCATCGGCACACACAAACCTTCAGTTGAGGTTTTGTCATTTTCCCCTGATACGGGTCTGCAAATTCTTGCTATAGGGACCATCTCTTTAACAAACACCATGGGAACGATTATCAGTGGCTGCGTTCCTCAAGATGTACGGCTTGTACTAGTTGATCGGCTTTACATTCTTTCAGGGTTGAGGAATGGTATGCTTCTTAGATTTGAATGGCCTCCTGATTCGGCTATCTCCCCCTCTGATTACACAGTTATGGGTTCCTGCTTGGTAAATTCATTGGGTTCTGCAATGTTTACTCCTCCAAGCAACAGAGGGTCCTTGAGGTCCTTTTCCAGTTTCTTGGAGAAGACAAGAGACAGCTTTCCCGTTCACCTTCAGCTTATTGCCGTTCGCCGCATCGGCATTACTCCTGCTTTTCTGGTTCCATTAAGCGATTACCTTGATGCTGACATAATTGCTTTGAGCGATAGGCCATGGTTACTGCAGACTGCAAGGCACAGCTTGTCATATACATCCATCTCTTTTCAACCTTCTACACATGTCACTCCAGTTTGCTCAGGAGAATGTCCTAGGGGAATTTTATTTGTTGCAGAGAATAGTCTTCATTTG GTGGAGATGGTGTCAAGTAAGAGGCTTAATGTGCAGAAGTTTCATCTTGGAGGCACACCAAGGAAGGTTTTATACCACAGTGAAAGCAGATTATTACTTGTCTTgaggactgaattgcaaaatgATTCCTATTCATCTGATGTATGCTGTGTAGATCCTCTCAGTGGGTCATTATTGTcatcctttaagtttgaaccTGGGGAGACAGGTAAATGCATGGAATTGGTAAAGGTTGGACATGAACATGTTTTGGTGGTTGGAACTAGCCTATCTGCTGGCCCTGCTATAATGCCTAGTGGTGAAGCTGAAAG CACAAGTGGCCGTCTGATAGTCCTATGCCTTGAACACACACAAAATTCAGATACTGGTTCCGCTACATTCAGTTCAAGGACCTTTTCATATTCTCAGCGAAGTTCACCATTTCATGAAATTGGTGGGTGCTCTGCTGAACAGCTCTCTAGTGGTAGTATTTGTAGCAGCCCAGATGATGATAGTTCTGATGGTATCAAACTGGAAGAATCTGAAGCATGGCACTTACGATTAACTTATTCTACCATTTGGCCTGGAATGGTACTTGCTGTATGCCCGTATCTTGATCGATATTTCTTGGCTTCTGCTGGTAATTCT TTCTATGTCTGTAGTTTTCCAAATGATAACCTCCAAAGGGTGCGGAGATTGGCTGTAGGAAGAACACGCTTTGTGATAATGACGTTAACTGCACACTTTACCAGAATTGCTGTTGGTGATTGCCGTGATGGCATTCTCTTCTATTCCTATCATGAA GATGCAAGGAAACTCGAACAAGTCTATTGTGATCCAGTTCAGAGGCTAGTTGCTGATTGTATTCTTATGGATGTTGATACTGCTTTTGTATCAGATCGGAAGGGGAGCATTGCAGTCTTGTCTTCTTCAGACCATTTAGAGG ATAATGCAAGTCCAGAATGCAACTTAACATTGAATTGCTCATATTATATGGGTGAAATAGCCATGAGCATCAGGAAG GGATCATTCTCATACAAACTTCCAGCGGATGATGtgttaaggggatatgctgtagCTAATACTATCTCTGACCTCTCACATAATAGTATTATGGCCAGTACATTATTAGGGGGTGTTGTGATCTTCATTCCTGTCACAAG GAGAGAATATGAGCTCTTAGAAGCTGTACAAGCTAGGCTTGTGATTCACCCGTTGACTGCGCCAATCCTAGGCAATGATCATAATGACTTCCGTGGCCGTGAAAGTTCG GTTGGGACACGGAAGATTCTCGACGGTGATATGCTGGCTCAGTTCTTGGAACTGACTAGCATGCAACAGGAAGCCGTATTAGCATTACCTCTCTCCTCACCGAATAAAGTAATGCTGAGTACAAAACAATCACCTCCAAGGATCACCGTTAATCAGGTCGTCCGACTACTTGAAAGAGTTCATTATGCCCTAAACTGA
- the LOC113691446 gene encoding spliceosome-associated protein 130 A isoform X2 — protein sequence MAVTEEESSSPSSSSSSSSWPGANSKLRSSASHHSYYLAKSVLRSSVVLQLVRGHIRSPFSNDVVLGKETSVELVIIDDDGALQSVCEQPVFGTIKDLAILPWNERFHHSQNPQIRGKDVLVVISDSGKLSFLSFSSEMHRFFPLTHVQLSSPGNGRDQIGRMLAVDSNGCFIAASAYEDKLALFSVSFSSGSDVIDKKIFLPPENQCNDKGFPSVCGTIWSMCFISKDLRQQSKERSPLLAVILNRRMSYYRNELLLLEWNLREQAVHVIFRYDEAGPLAHHVVEVPNSYGLAFLFRAGDALLMDFRDAHNPSVIFRTSLDFIPASVEEQNFAEDTATIRIPDIIDEEGMYSVAASALLELSDMRKSDSMDIDADTSIKPGSNYICSWSWEPGNVDNPRMIFSADSGDLFMIEISSDSHGLKVNLSDSLYKSLPSKALLWVEGGFLAAIVEMGDGMVLKLEDGGLYYRSPIQNIAPILDMSVVDYHGEKHDQMFACCGMAPEGSLRIIRSGISVDKLLKTAPIYHGITGTWALKMKVTDTCHSFLVLSFVEETRVLSVGVSFSDVTDSVGFQPDVCTLACGLVADGLLVQIHQNAVRLCVPINVAQSEGVPMSSPSCSSWGPDNMSISLGAVGHNVIAVATSSPCVLFILGIRSLSTYCYEIIQMQQVRLQNELSCISIPSRHLEHRSLPSQMNFRNTSPAVGLPSGVDINNAIIIGTHKPSVEVLSFSPDTGLQILAIGTISLTNTMGTIISGCVPQDVRLVLVDRLYILSGLRNGMLLRFEWPPDSAISPSDYTVMGSCLVNSLGSAMFTPPSNRGSLRSFSSFLEKTRDSFPVHLQLIAVRRIGITPAFLVPLSDYLDADIIALSDRPWLLQTARHSLSYTSISFQPSTHVTPVCSGECPRGILFVAENSLHLVEMVSSKRLNVQKFHLGGTPRKVLYHSESRLLLVLRTELQNDSYSSDVCCVDPLSGSLLSSFKFEPGETGKCMELVKVGHEHVLVVGTSLSAGPAIMPSGEAESTSGRLIVLCLEHTQNSDTGSATFSSRTFSYSQRSSPFHEIGGCSAEQLSSGSICSSPDDDSSDGIKLEESEAWHLRLTYSTIWPGMVLAVCPYLDRYFLASAGNSFYVCSFPNDNLQRVRRLAVGRTRFVIMTLTAHFTRIAVGDCRDGILFYSYHEDARKLEQVYCDPVQRLVADCILMDVDTAFVSDRKGSIAVLSSSDHLEGKGFSWRASAVDHSHTNFQRMMC from the exons ATGGCGGTTACGGAGGAAGAATCGTCATCGCCGTCTTCCTCGTCGTCGTCGTCGTCCTGGCCTGGAGCCAACTCTAAATTACGCTCCTCTGCCTCTCACCACTCCTATTATCTCGCCAAGTCTGTGCTCCGTAGCAGCGTTGTTCTTCAGCTTGTCCGCGGCCACATCcgctcccctttctccaacgaCGTCGTCCTCGGCAAG GAAACATCTGTAGAGCTGGTAATTATTGATGACGATGGAGCATTGCAATCTGTTTGTGAGCAGCCTGTTTTTGGCACAATAAAAGATCTTGCTATCCTCCCTTGGAATGAGAGGTTTCACCATTCGCAAAACCCTCAG ATTCGGGGGAAAGACGTTCTGGTTGTAATTTCTGATTCAGGGAAGCTTTCCTTTCTCAGTTTTAGCAGTGAAATGCACAG GTTTTTCCCCTTAACGCACGTGCAACTTTCGTCCCCAGGAAATGGAAGGGATCAAATTGGAAGGATGTTGGCTGTTGATTCCAA TGGTTGTTTCATTGCTGCAAGTGCATATGAGGACAAATTGGCTCTTTTTTCAGTGTCATTTTCTTCTGGCAGTGATGTCATCGATAAG aAAATCTTTTTGCCCCCTGAAAATCAATGCAATGACAAAGGTTTTCCAAGTGTTTGTGGTACTATATGGAGCATGTGCTTTATCTCAAAAGATCTTCGTCAACAAAGTAAGGAGCGCAGCCCTCTATTAGCAGTTATTCTGAATAG GAGGATGTCATATTATCGGAATGAACTTCTTCTATTAGAGTGGAATCTCAGGGAACAGGCTGTCCATGTAATATTCCGTTATGATGAAGCTGGACCTCTAGCACATCACGTAGTTGAAGTTCCTAATTCTTATGGATTAGCTTTTCTGTTCAGGGCTGGCGATGCACTATTAATGGATTTTAGGGATGCTCACAACCCTTCTGTAATTTTTAGAACTAGCTTGGATTTTATACCGGCTTCAGTGGAAGAGCAGAATTTTGCGGAAGATACTGCTACAATTAGAATTCCCGATATTATTGATGAAGAAGGAATGTACAGTGTTGCAGCCTCTGCATTGCTGGAGCTGAGTGACATGCGTAAGAGTGATTCAATGGATATTGATGCTGACACTAGCATAAAGCCAGGTTCTAACTATATTTGCTCCTGGAGCTGGGAGCCAGGGAATGTGGACAATCCGAGGATGATTTTCAGTGCAGACTCTGGAGATCTTTTTATGATTGAAATTTCTTCTGATTCTCATGGCCTGAAAGTAAATCTATCTGATAGTCTTTACAAAAGTTTACCTTCAAAGGCATTATTGTGGGTTGAGGGTGGGTTTTTGGCTGCAATTGTTGAGATGGGTGATGGAATGGTTTTAAAGCTGGAAGATGGAGGGCTATATTACAGAAGCCCAATTCAAAATATTGCACCAATTTTGGACATGTCAGTTGTTGATTATCATGGTGAGAAACATGACCAAATGTTTGCCTGTTGTGGGATGGCACCAGAGGGTTCATTGCGGATTATCAGAAGTGGTATCAGTGTGGACAAATTGTTGAAAACTGCCCCTATTTATCATGGTATAACTGGCACTTGGGCACTTAAAATGAAAGTTACTGATACGTGTCATTCTTTCCTAGTGCTATCATTTGTTGAGGAGACCAGGGTGCTTTCTGTTGGTGTAAGCTTTTCTGATGTGACAGATTCAGTTGGTTTCCAACCAGATGTCTGCACACTGGCATGTGGTCTGGTGGCTGATGGTTTGCTGGTGCAAATCCACCAAAATGCGGTCAGACTCTGCGTGCCTATTAATGTAGCCCAATCTGAAGGTGTTCCCATGTCTTCTCCAAGTTGTTCGTCGTGGGGTCCTGATAATATGAGCATAAGCTTAGGAGCAGTTGGGCATAATGTGATAGCTGTGGCAACCTCTAGTCCCTGTGTCTTGTTTATTCTTGGTATCAGGTCCTTATCAACTTATTGTTATGAAATAATCCAAATGCAACAAGTGAGGCTGCAGAATGAGTTGTCCTGCATCTCAATACCTTCAAGACATCTAGAGCACAGATCATTACCATCCCAAATGAACTTCAGAAATACTAGCCCTGCTGTTGGGTTGCCGTCTGGAGTGGACATCAATAATGCCATTATCATCGGCACACACAAACCTTCAGTTGAGGTTTTGTCATTTTCCCCTGATACGGGTCTGCAAATTCTTGCTATAGGGACCATCTCTTTAACAAACACCATGGGAACGATTATCAGTGGCTGCGTTCCTCAAGATGTACGGCTTGTACTAGTTGATCGGCTTTACATTCTTTCAGGGTTGAGGAATGGTATGCTTCTTAGATTTGAATGGCCTCCTGATTCGGCTATCTCCCCCTCTGATTACACAGTTATGGGTTCCTGCTTGGTAAATTCATTGGGTTCTGCAATGTTTACTCCTCCAAGCAACAGAGGGTCCTTGAGGTCCTTTTCCAGTTTCTTGGAGAAGACAAGAGACAGCTTTCCCGTTCACCTTCAGCTTATTGCCGTTCGCCGCATCGGCATTACTCCTGCTTTTCTGGTTCCATTAAGCGATTACCTTGATGCTGACATAATTGCTTTGAGCGATAGGCCATGGTTACTGCAGACTGCAAGGCACAGCTTGTCATATACATCCATCTCTTTTCAACCTTCTACACATGTCACTCCAGTTTGCTCAGGAGAATGTCCTAGGGGAATTTTATTTGTTGCAGAGAATAGTCTTCATTTG GTGGAGATGGTGTCAAGTAAGAGGCTTAATGTGCAGAAGTTTCATCTTGGAGGCACACCAAGGAAGGTTTTATACCACAGTGAAAGCAGATTATTACTTGTCTTgaggactgaattgcaaaatgATTCCTATTCATCTGATGTATGCTGTGTAGATCCTCTCAGTGGGTCATTATTGTcatcctttaagtttgaaccTGGGGAGACAGGTAAATGCATGGAATTGGTAAAGGTTGGACATGAACATGTTTTGGTGGTTGGAACTAGCCTATCTGCTGGCCCTGCTATAATGCCTAGTGGTGAAGCTGAAAG CACAAGTGGCCGTCTGATAGTCCTATGCCTTGAACACACACAAAATTCAGATACTGGTTCCGCTACATTCAGTTCAAGGACCTTTTCATATTCTCAGCGAAGTTCACCATTTCATGAAATTGGTGGGTGCTCTGCTGAACAGCTCTCTAGTGGTAGTATTTGTAGCAGCCCAGATGATGATAGTTCTGATGGTATCAAACTGGAAGAATCTGAAGCATGGCACTTACGATTAACTTATTCTACCATTTGGCCTGGAATGGTACTTGCTGTATGCCCGTATCTTGATCGATATTTCTTGGCTTCTGCTGGTAATTCT TTCTATGTCTGTAGTTTTCCAAATGATAACCTCCAAAGGGTGCGGAGATTGGCTGTAGGAAGAACACGCTTTGTGATAATGACGTTAACTGCACACTTTACCAGAATTGCTGTTGGTGATTGCCGTGATGGCATTCTCTTCTATTCCTATCATGAA GATGCAAGGAAACTCGAACAAGTCTATTGTGATCCAGTTCAGAGGCTAGTTGCTGATTGTATTCTTATGGATGTTGATACTGCTTTTGTATCAGATCGGAAGGGGAGCATTGCAGTCTTGTCTTCTTCAGACCATTTAGAGGGTAAAGGTTTCTCTTGGAGAGCTTCTGCGGT GGATCATTCTCATACAAACTTCCAGCGGATGATGtgttaa